CCGGGAACCCCGCTGGAGGAGACCCTCCAGGCCCTGGACCTGGCCGTGAGCAGCGGACGGGCGCGGTACGCGGGGGTGGCCGGCTTCAGCGGCTGGCAGTTGGCGAAGGCGGCGACCTGGCAGCTGGCGGCGCCGGGCCAGCGGACCCGCCTGGCGTCGACCCAGATGGAGTACTCGCTCCTCCAGCGGGGCGTGGAGCGCGAGGTGCTGCCGGCGGCACTGGACCTGGGCGTGGGCCTGCTGCCCTCGTCGCCGCTGGGGCGCGGGGTGCTGACGGGCAAGTACCGGGACGGGACGCCCGCCGACTCGCGGGCCGCGTCGGAGACCCTGGCGGCCTTCGTGGACCCGTACCTGGACGATCCCGCGAGCCGGATCGTGGACGCGGTGGCGACGGCGGCGCAGGGGTTGGCGGTGACCCCGCTCCAGGTGGCGCTGGCCTGGATCCGGGACCGGCCGGGAGTCGTCGCGCCGATCGTCGGCGCGCGGACGGCGGCGCAGCTCGGCGCGGCGCTGTCGGTGGAGGCCCTTAGTCTTCCCGAGGAGATCTGCCGTGCGCTGGACGACGTGTCGGCGCCCGTGCACCGCTACCCCGATCAGGACTGGAGCACGCTGTGAGTACGGACCGTCACGCCCCCGAGCCCGCCGCCGCGGATGAACTGGCCGCCCCCGGCCCGGAGGGCGGGCCCACGGACGGCTCCGACGGCGTCGCTCCGCCGGAGACGGATCAGGCCGCCGAAGCACCGTCCGAGCCCCCGTCGGACACGGAGGCCGCACCGGATGCCGAGCAGGATGCCGACGGGCCGGAGGCCGACGCCCCGGTGCCGACGGTGACGGACACGACCGCCGACACGACCGCCGAGGATGCCGACGCCGATCCGGAGGCCGCGTCCGACGCCGCCGACGACGATGCCGATGCCGATGGGTCGGGCGCGACGGCAACCGGGGACGCGGCCGCCGGCGACGCGGAGGGTGCCAAGCCCGCGCTCAGCGAGGCGGCGGCGGAGTTGGCCGCGCAGAAGGTCGAGCGCGAGCGGATCGCCCGGCGCAAAGCGGAGCGCGAGGCACCGATCGAGGCCGGCGCGAAGCTCAGCGGGACGGCCGCCGACCTGCTGGCCGCCGTACGGGCCGTGGAGAGCGGCGCCCAGCCCGCTCCCGTGTACTTCGACGACGCCCCGGCCGCGCCGCGCCCCGCTCCGGCCGCCGCTCCCCCGCAGCCCCGCACGCCCGCGCCCGTCGCGGCGGTCGCCGTCGGCGACGTCGACGCCGTACGCGCCGTCCTGCTGCGCGGTGGGGCTCCCGAGGCCTTGGCGGCTCAGGCCGCGGCCGTGCTCGGCGAGGGCGCGGCCGAGCGGCTCGCCGAGGACCCCTGGCTGCTGTTGGCGGTGGCCGGGGTGCGTCCCACCCAGGCGGACGGATTCGCCCGGGCCCTGCTGGGCCCCGAGGCGGGCCCGGCCGACGAGCGCCGCAGCGCCGCCCTGGTGGGCTGGCTGCTGGACCAGGCCGCCCTGAAGGGACACACCGCGCTGGAGGCGCCGATCCTGGAGAAGGCGCTGGCCCAGTACGGCGTCCCGGACGCCGGGGAGGCGCTGGAGCAGGCCATCGGGGACGGCACGGTGCTGGTGTTCAACGAGCAGTTGGACCCGCCGGGCACCGAGTACGCCGAGGGCGAGGAGCCCCCGGTGCGCGTCCTCTTCGGTCTGGAGGGCTGCGCCCTGGCCGAGGAGAGCCTCGCCGACGGGCTGGCCCGGCTCGCCAACACCTTCGGCGGGGCGGCCGATTGGGAGAAGGCCGCCACCGGACCGGGCGCCGATCTGATCCGGGCGGTCTCCGGCCACGGCCTGGTCACCCATACAGGTGGCGAGGCGGCTCGCGCCGAACCGACGGCCCTGCTCGCGGCCGCCCGGGAATTCGGGCTGCGGGCGTACCTGGTCGCCCACGCGCCGCACGAGGGCGCCGTGACCGTGGCGGGCCTGCTCGCCGGCGCCGAGGGGCCCGGGCGGGACGCGGACGGACAGTTCGCGCTGGACCTGCTCATCGTCCTGGACGCCCCCCAGCTGGACGTGGAGACCGCCGCCGCGCTGGTGGAGTCGGTGCCGGACGGCGCCCGACTGGTGCTGTCCGGGGACCCCGCCGTCCTCGGCTCGGCCGGGCCGGGGCGGGTGTTCGCGGATGTGTTGGCGGCCCGTGCCTGCCCGCAGTCGGTCTCCCGCATCCCGGACCCCGGCCCGCTCGGCGAGCTGGTCTCGGGCATCGGGATCGGGGAGCTGAACCAGGTCGAGGCTCCCGGCAAGGAGGTCGTCATCGTCCCGGTGCGCGACGCCGGGGAGGCCGTGCACCGAACCGTCCAGCTGGTGGCCGAGTCGGTGCCCCGCGCGTTCGGCGTCCCGGCGGACGACGTGCAGGTCATCACTCCCGGCCACGGCGGCTCGGCGGGCACCAGGGCGCTGAACACCGCCCTCAAGGAGCGGCTGAACCCCGGCCCCGGCCGCTTCCGCGGCTTCGACCCCGGTGACCGGGTGGTCCACGTTCCCTCGCCGGGGCGGGCGCTGCCCGCGCGGGTGGTGTCGGCCGACGCTGAGGGGCTGCACCTGGACGCCTCGGGCGAGCGGATCGTCGTACCGCAGGAGCAGGTGGAGTCCCGGGTCCGGCACGGCTGGGCGGTGACCGCGCACCAGGCCGTGGGCGTGCGCTGGCCGGCGGTGGTCGTGGTCCTGCCGGGCGACGCGGCGGAGGCCCTGTCGCGGGACTGGGTGTACACGGCGTTCGGGCGGGCCGAGCGGCACCTGTCCGTGGTGCACGGCGTCGACCAGGCCCTGCCGGCGGCGGTGGCCCAGGGGCTGCCGAAGCCGCGCACGACCCGCCTGACGGGCCTGCTGCGGGCCCTGGTGGCCTCGGCCGAACAACCGCGGTAGCGCGGGTGACGTCGGTGTGCCCCCGCCCGGGTCCGGGCGGGGGCACACCGACGTGCGCACCGACGTGCGGGGTGAGGGGTCAGGCCGGGGTCAGGCCCGGCGCGGTGGCCTCCTCGGCCTCGTCGTCCTCGAAGTCGTCCGGCTCCTCGTCGAAGACCGCGCTCACGTCGAACCGGTGCAGGACGTCCTGCGGGTCGGTGTGCCCGAAGGGCGTGTCCAGCCACTCCCCCGGTTCCGCGATCTCCTCCGAGGCGGCGAGCC
This region of Streptomyces sp. NBC_00513 genomic DNA includes:
- a CDS encoding aldo/keto reductase; the encoded protein is MEQRHLGRTGLRVSRIGLGTLTWGRSAEGPDEAGAAEQLKTFWEAGGTFVDTADVYGGGEAEYLLGQLIGGAAPRRELVIATKSGSVRDPDRRFDCSRGHLLAALDDSLARLGTDYVDLWQVHAFDPGTPLEETLQALDLAVSSGRARYAGVAGFSGWQLAKAATWQLAAPGQRTRLASTQMEYSLLQRGVEREVLPAALDLGVGLLPSSPLGRGVLTGKYRDGTPADSRAASETLAAFVDPYLDDPASRIVDAVATAAQGLAVTPLQVALAWIRDRPGVVAPIVGARTAAQLGAALSVEALSLPEEICRALDDVSAPVHRYPDQDWSTL
- a CDS encoding ATP-dependent RecD-like DNA helicase; the protein is MSTDRHAPEPAAADELAAPGPEGGPTDGSDGVAPPETDQAAEAPSEPPSDTEAAPDAEQDADGPEADAPVPTVTDTTADTTAEDADADPEAASDAADDDADADGSGATATGDAAAGDAEGAKPALSEAAAELAAQKVERERIARRKAEREAPIEAGAKLSGTAADLLAAVRAVESGAQPAPVYFDDAPAAPRPAPAAAPPQPRTPAPVAAVAVGDVDAVRAVLLRGGAPEALAAQAAAVLGEGAAERLAEDPWLLLAVAGVRPTQADGFARALLGPEAGPADERRSAALVGWLLDQAALKGHTALEAPILEKALAQYGVPDAGEALEQAIGDGTVLVFNEQLDPPGTEYAEGEEPPVRVLFGLEGCALAEESLADGLARLANTFGGAADWEKAATGPGADLIRAVSGHGLVTHTGGEAARAEPTALLAAAREFGLRAYLVAHAPHEGAVTVAGLLAGAEGPGRDADGQFALDLLIVLDAPQLDVETAAALVESVPDGARLVLSGDPAVLGSAGPGRVFADVLAARACPQSVSRIPDPGPLGELVSGIGIGELNQVEAPGKEVVIVPVRDAGEAVHRTVQLVAESVPRAFGVPADDVQVITPGHGGSAGTRALNTALKERLNPGPGRFRGFDPGDRVVHVPSPGRALPARVVSADAEGLHLDASGERIVVPQEQVESRVRHGWAVTAHQAVGVRWPAVVVVLPGDAAEALSRDWVYTAFGRAERHLSVVHGVDQALPAAVAQGLPKPRTTRLTGLLRALVASAEQPR